One Pyrenophora tritici-repentis strain M4 chromosome 5, whole genome shotgun sequence DNA window includes the following coding sequences:
- a CDS encoding Tymo-45kd-70kd domain containing protein, whose translation MRFSSGLVLTLPALAVAEEQIPILDKVKGFFNKATAAVSASISSMPSAPVDTATSKVAEKVAEVIQYPITLENWKEVMTVDATTSPPATQDWLVFTTGGNNTCFGLCGNVTKAWNASLPFIAAMPDAPKFAYLDCETEGVLCNSWSVGAPSLYYFQIPKPLADQSAPVPTARYLPLNRTATTAETIKKLIIDNEIEKVEPYTGHFHPFNGTLQQYNLAVPYGHATFWFAKMPSWMPMIVISFLSRSFMSKRMSGPTPAEVRAGARPAQ comes from the exons ATGCGATTCTCATCAGGTCTCGTCCTTACCCTCCCGGCGCTTGCTGTCGCTGAGGAGCAGATCCCCATCCTCGACAAGGTGAAGGGCTTCTTCAACAAGGCAACCGCGGCCGTGTCGGCATCCATCTCGTCGATGCCATCGGCGCCGGTCGACACAGCGACCAGCAAGGTGGCAGAGAAAGTTGCCGAAGTAATCCAATATCCGATTACTCTGGAGAACTGGAAGGAGGTCATGACGGTTGATGCCACGACCAGCCCTCCCGCGACTCAGGATTGGCTTGTTTTCACCACTGGTGGCAACAACACATGCTTTGGCCTCTGCGGAAACGTGACCAAAGCGTGGAAC GCATCTCTTCCCTTCATCGCCGCCATGCCCGACGCGCCCAAGTTCGCGTACCTTGACTGCGAAACCGAAGGTGTCCTTTGCAACTCGTGGTCTGTCGGCGCGCCATCGCTGTACTACTTCCAGATTCCCAAGCCCTTGGCTGACCAGTCTGCGCCCGTACCCACCGCTCGCTACCTGCCATTGAACCGCACTGCTACCACGGCCGAGACAATCAAGAAGCTCATCATCGACAACGAGATCGAGAAGGTTGAGCCATACACTGGTCACTTCCATCCCTTCAACGGCACACTACAGCAGTACAACCTGGCTGTTCCTTACGGTCATGCCACGTTTTGGTTCGCCAAGATGCCCTCGTGGATGCCAATGATCGTCATTTCTTTCCTCAGCAGATCGTTCAT GAGCAAGCGCATGTCCGGCCCTACCCCTGCCGAGGTACGCGCAGGCGCACGCCCAGCCCAGTAA
- a CDS encoding mitochondrial 54S ribosomal protein mL61 produces MKYHNPSIPMEVSRHSDADGPSLLSVYMGDKTQPATGTTNSPTAQQSDSTPPSGTPNARNTLVPDSSKPAFTINMRDQTDSEIIAALMEKLGGVEEVQPTEEEKARMQELEEARERAEADRILMADTLAKERREAELLKLARGEIPSQN; encoded by the coding sequence ATGAAGTATCACAACCCCTCGATTCCGATGGAAGTCTCAAGACACAGCGACGCGGATGGTCCTTCACTCCTCAGCGTTTACATGGGCGACAAAACACAGCCTGCTACTGGTACCACAAATTCGCCCACAGCCCAACAATCCGACTCGACGCCGCCGTCAGGCACACCGAACGCGCGCAATACCCTCGTTCCCGACAGCTCAAAACCCGCATTTACGATCAACATGAGAGATCAGACGGACAGCGAAATTATAGCTGCATTGATGGAGAAGCTAGGAGGTGTGGAAGAAGTCCAGCCGACGGAGGAGGAGAAGGCAAGGATGCAAGAGCTAGAGGAGGCTAGGGAGAGAGCGGAGGCGGATAGGATCCTGATGGCGGATACGTTGGCCAAGGAGCGGAGGGAGGCTGAACTGCTCAAGTTGGCAAGGGGAGAGATTCCATCTCAGAATTGA
- a CDS encoding DNA binding protein SART-1: MLPAGYGQTTNDTFNFTLCIGTAHSLLWAADTCQNIGITFSSTYFRYDDTAESRFRFSHCNLFTDPTLNYATTSAMGDKLSIDEANKIRLSMGMSALPGGSASAAPAAPSGLDFKPAHVDDDPDAEPASTIDSREAAASDNWRKLEDERLAKLRREERAAKIKKEREKASRFAKLEGKGLADEEDVDDDMAWLKSSKKRQKKIAKEEQMRKELEERERQALEAMQYTDKDLAGVKVGHELDQFDDEDQILVLKDTAVDAEDEDELEAVALREKERLQDRLDSKKRKRAYDPNDMDEGGQKSILGQYDEEIEGKKGKAFTLDGKGRTVEDMQAEVAGATRPKKVAISLDILKEDAPASDYMDVSEVKMKKPKKKKSKKSKREHIADEEDWSMAPAEETAVDGMDVDGGEAAAPQQKKKKVFDESFVDDDDLQANLAAQRQKALKKRKKIRPEDLARQLREEATTPQPDVLDSTEDGEAGLVIDETTEFVQNLGAGGDDEDEARRKRRKSSHISEGTKSMGDIGVADEDGDVDMGQSYAEAAEAEETRNRSVSRARSADITETGLEAEKTIDQGMGATLALLKQRGLVKESDASDKNTLYRERQKFLADKLKAEAEAERQRKIARERERGSARWNNMTPREREEWARKNNTSADMVESRRLADLFNKEYTPNVELKYVDEHGRQMNQKEAFKQLSHQFHGKGSGNTKTKKHLDKVAAEKKKMAESSLEASRSGGGGLGNAFDDQAKKKGTAGVRLQ, translated from the coding sequence ATGTTGCCCGCAGGTTACGGGCAGACGACGAACGATACATTCAACTTTACCCTCTGTATCGGCACGGCGCATTCACTTCTCTGGGCAGCTGATACTTGCCAGAACATTGGCATTACTTTTTCAAGTACTTACTTCCGGTACGACGACACCGCTGAGTCGCGATTCCGGTTTTCCCACTGCAATTTATTCACAGATCCAACTTTGAACTACGCGACCACATCCGCCATGGGGGACAAACTATCTATCGATGAGGCGAACAAGATTCGCCTGTCTATGGGCATGTCTGCTCTTCCCGGTGGAAGTGCATCTGCAGCGCCCGCAGCACCCTCAGGTCTCGACTTCAAACCCGCTCACGTTGACGACGATCCCGATGCAGAGCCCGCAAGCACTATCGACTCGCGCGAGGCGGCCGCCTCGGACAACTGGAGGAAGTTGGAGGATGAGAGACTGGCCAAGCTCAGGCGTGAAGAGCGTGCTGCTAAGATCAAGAAGGAGCGCGAGAAGGCGTCGCGTTTTGCAAAGCTCGAGGGCAAGGGGCTTGCTGATGAAGAAGATGTCGACGATGATATGGCATGGTTgaagagcagcaagaagcGTCAGAAGAAGATCGCCAAAGAAGAGCAGATGCGCAAGGAGCTTGAAGAGCGTGAGCGTCAGGCGCTTGAGGCTATGCAATATACCGACAAGGACCTGGCGGGTGTCAAAGTTGGACACGAGCTTGACCAATTTGACGACGAAGACCAGATTCTTGTTCTCAAAGACACTGCAGTTGATGccgaagacgaagacgagcTGGAGGCGGTTGCGCTGAGGGAGAAGGAGCGACTGCAGGACCGGCTCGATTCCAAGAAGCGAAAGCGTGCGTACGATCCCAATGACATGGACGAGGGTGGCCAGAAGTCGATCCTCGGGCAATACGACGAGGAGATTGAAGGCAAGAAGGGCAAGGCGTTCACACTGGACGGTAAGGGGCGTACAGTCGAAGACATGCAAGCAGAAGTTGCAGGTGCGACAAGGCCAAAGAAGGTGGCTATCAGCTTGGATATACTCAAGGAAGACGCGCCCGCCAGCGACTACATGGATGTTTCAGaagtcaagatgaagaagcctaaaaagaagaagagcaagaagTCCAAGCGAGAACACATTGCAGATGAAGAAGATTGGTCCATGGCCCCTGCCGAGGAAACTGCAGTTGATGGCATGGATGTTGATGGTGGTGAAGCCGCTGCACCACagcagaagaagaaaaaggTCTTTGACGAGTCGTTCGTAGACGATGATGATCTTCAGGCAAATCTCGCAGCTCAGCGTCAGAAAGCCCTCAAGAAGCGCAAGAAGATACGACCCGAGGACTTGGCACGGCAACTACGTGAGGAGGCAACGACACCTCAGCCAGACGTGCTCGATTCTACCGAAGACGGTGAAGCTGGTCTGGTCATCGACGAAACCACCGAGTTCGTACAGAATTTGGGTGCTGGTGGagacgacgaagacgaagctCGTCGAAAACGTAGGAAGTCCAGCCATATCTCCGAGGGAACCAAGTCGATGGGTGATATCGGAGTCGCTGATGAAGATGGTGATGTGGACATGGGCCAATCCTATGCTGAAGCAGCCGAGGCAGAGGAAACTCGGAACCGCAGCGTATCTCGGGCTCGCTCTGCTGATATTACCGAGACTGGTCTCGAGGCTGAGAAGACTATTGACCAGGGTATGGGTGCCACACTCGCCCTACTCAAGCAACGAGGCCTAGTCAAGGAGTCCGACGCCAGCGACAAGAACACCCTCTACCGCGAACGCCAAAAGTTCCTTGCCGACAAGCTCAAGGCTGAAGCGGAAGCCGAACGCCAACGCAAGATTGCTCGTGAGCGCGAACGAGGCTCTGCCCGCTGGAACAACATGACCCCCCGCGAACGCGAGGAATGGGCCCGCAAGAACAACACCAGTGCGGACATGGTAGAGAGCCGTCGCCTCGCCGATCTCTTTAACAAGGAGTACACACCCAACGTTGAGCTCAAGTACGTCGACGAGCACGGCCGCCAGATGAACCAGAAAGAAGCCTTCAAGCAGCTCAGTCACCAGTTCCACGGCAAGGGCAGTGGAAACACAAAGACGAAGAAACATCTCGACAAGGTTGCTGctgagaagaagaagatggctgAGAGTTCGCTCGAGGCTAGTCGTAGTGGCGGCGGTGGACTGGGCAATGCGTTTGACGACCAGGCCAAGAAGAAGGGTACGGCGGGTGTGAGACTGCAGTAA
- a CDS encoding WH2 domain containing protein, with protein sequence MVALLSDIKGGFKLRKVTNSKKKDTSENPSGERVVYDETPHSRDVEERERAQLAEGSTAGPAKTKADAPPDPNQAFQEDLMKALKRRSSRQVTEHECATELGRDSFDSSLTSDSRTSMMVNVSRHLHDQSTPVRQLSTSESGENLLFTLAAHIARPDWSFDGLEMTRQGMEDAEIGME encoded by the exons ATGGTTGCTTTGCTCAGTGATATCAAGGGAGGTTTCAAGCTACGCAAAGTAACTAACTCCAAAAAGAAAGATACTAGTGAGAACCCCAGCGGAGAAAGAGTAGTATACGACGAAACGCCACACAGTCGAGATGTCGAAGAACGAGAACGCGCTCAACTCGCAGAGGGTAGTACGGCTGGCCCTGCAAAAACAAAAGCAGACGCACCACCGGACCCCAACCAAGCATTCCAAGAAGACCTGATGAAAGCGCTCAAAAGACGGAGCTCGAGACAAGTAACCGAGCATGAATGTGCGACGGAACTTGGACGTGACTCTTTCGATAGCTCGCTGACATCGGACTCTAGGACCTCCATGATGGTAAACGTGTCACGGCATCTGCATGACCAAA GTACTCCTGTTCGACAACTCTCAACGTCTGAGAGCGGCGAGAACCTCCTCTTTACACTGGCTGCCCATATTGCGCGTCCTGATTGGAGCTTCGATGGCTTGGAAATGACACGACAGGGGATGGAGGATGCTGAGATTGGTATGGAATGA